The genomic window GCCACGGCTGTCCGGGGCGGATTACGGTGTCGGCCATGCGTGGACCTTTCCTGGCGTGCCGGGTTCGGCGGTGACGATGGCTTCGTTGCGGAGGGTGAGGATCGCCGCGCCGTGGCGTTTCGACTCCACGGCGAGGGTGATCTCGCCCGATTCCGCTGTGCCACGAACGATCGCCAGCGCGCGGCCGCGGTGTGTGCTGTGCTCGCGGTCCGTGAAGGATTCCTCGGTGCTCGGCGCGGCGCTGCCGAGGCCCACGAGCGTCCCTGCCCCGGTGACAGCGACGGTCACTGTGTCGGTCGCGTGGGAGTCGACTGTGCCGTGCTCGTCGGCAAGCTCGATCCACACGTAGGCGAGGTCGTCCGCGCCGGCCAGGGCGATGGACTCGCTCCGGAGCCGGAGGGCGGGCGTGTTGGCGGAGCGGAGTGTGGCGCGGCCGGTCTCCTGCCCGTTGCGGTACCCGATCGCGACCAGTTCACCCGGTTCATACACCGTGCGGAACCGCGCGGTGTAGGCCGCCCGGAGCCCGGTCTTCTTCCGACCCAGAGAACGACCGTTCAGGCGCAGTTCGACCTCATCGTCGGCCGAGTAGACCTCGATCTGCGCCTTCCCGGAAAGCCCCCGCCAGGACCAGCTGGAGATCGCATCGCTTGCGCGCCAGGGGCTCTTGTTCGCGCGTCTCCCGGCGATGTCGAGGGGTCGCACCGCGATCCCCGGAGCGTCTGCGGCATCCCACACCGCGGATGCGAGCAGAGCGGGGGCGCCGGGGATGCCGGTGATGTCGAACGCGCCCGGACCTGCGACCAACGCCGGGTAGGGCTTGTTGATGCTGCCTGACTCGGATCCATAGCTCCACACGCCGATGCCGGCCTCGCCGAGGTAGTCCCATCCGGTCCACATGAAGTCGCCGATGACGCCGGGCACCTTCGTCACGCGCTTCCAGATCGCCGGAAGGTCTCCGGGCATGGACTCACTGCCCACGATGACACGCTCGGGATATTTCCTGCGGTCAGATACGTAGCGCCCGTACGCATAGTTGTAACCGGCCACGCCGACCGCCGCGAACGCCTCGCAGCTGGCGCGGTCAGCCGCGGGGAGGCGGGAGACGATGTTCATGATGCTGCCGAGCCGGGCCGTCACCATGTTCGCCGCCGAGCTGGTCGCTTGTCTCCTCTTGGGCTTGCTCGCCTTCTTGTCGCCCGTGTACTCCTCGCGTTCGAACGCGGAGGCGCCTCGGCTGGACATGAGGTTGAGCAGCAGGTTGACTGCGAGCGTCGTGGGTCGGGTGGGATCGTTCGCGGCGAAGTAGCGGTTGATCCGCCGCGCGGCGTCCACACCGCCGGGCTTCGCGGTCTCGGCGATCTCATTGCCGATGGAGTACATGATCACCGAGGGCCGGTTGCGGTCTTTTGCGATCATCGACGCGGCGTCCGCCTCCCAGGTCTGCTCGAAGCGGTCAGCAGCGTCGTGCGGTGTCTTGTGCGTAAGCCAGACATCCGTGAGCTCGTCCATCACGTAGAGGCCGAGTTCGTCGCAGGCGTCGAGAAGGGCGCGGGAGAGCGGGTTGTGGGAGCTGCGGATCGCGTTGAAGCCGGCTGCTTTGAGCAGGCGCGCGCGGCGGTACTCGGAGGCGGCGAAGGTTGCGGCGCCCAGGATGCCGCTGTCGTGGTGCACGCAGGCTCCACGCAGCAGCACGGGCTCGCCGTTGATGCGCAGACCGCGGCGGGCATCGACCTGCACCGTGCGCAGGCCTGTGCGGATTATCTGACGGTCGACGGTTTCTCCGTTGACTGCCAGGTCCACCCGGACGTCGTAGAGTTCCGGCGATTCGGCTGACCACGGGTGCGCATCTGGGACGCGCACCGGCACGGTCACGGTACCGCCCGTCGGCGTCGACGTCACCCTCTGCGCCACGACACCGTCGGCGTGGGCGAACTCGACCGAGACGGTCGCGCTCGGTGGCGCTTTCCCCTCGAGCCGGACGAGGACCTCAACGTCGGCTGCGGTGGCGATCGACCGGGTGATGACATGCACGCCGTTGCGTGCGATCCGCAGCGCGCCCGATGCCTCCAGCCAGACGGGCCGGTAGATCCCTGAGCCGGTATACCACCGGCTGTTCGGGACGTCGGAGTTGTCGACGTGCACCTCGATGGTTGCCGTGTCGCCCGGGCCGAGGCCGTCGAGCGGCACGGTGAACTCCCGGTAGCCGCTGTCGCAACGCCCGACCTCCCGTCCGTCGAGCACGACGCGCGTGGTGCCGTAGACGCCCTCGAAGAACAACGAGTATGACCGATCTGCGATGTCGTCCGGGACCAGCCATGTCTTCGTGTAGACGTAAGCCCCGCCCGGGAAGTAGCCGCCGTGATTACCGGTCGCCGCGTCGCTCGAGCGGGTTTCGCCGACCATGGCGTCGTGCGGGAGTCGCACGACCGCTGACGTCGGTTCACCCTCGCGGCGGAAGGTCCAATCGTCGGTGAAGAGCGTGGTGGTCATCAGGCTGTTCCCAACGAGTCACCGTGGGTTCGGGCGACGGATCCGAGCCAGGCGAGGCTCGGTTTCGGGGTACGCACGAACGTTGCTCGATCAACGGCGACGAGGCCGAACGTCGGGCCCCAATGCCCCCACTCGTAGTTGTCGAGCAGTGACCAGTGCAGGTATCCGCGCACATCGATGCCGTCCTTGATCGCCGACTCGAGGTGCCGCAGCGCCTCCGTCGTGTAGGCGATCCGGCGCGTGTCGTCCGTAGCGGCGATCCCGTTCTCGGTCACCAACACGGGGAGCCCGGTGACCGCAGCGGCGTGGCGCACCGCTGTACCGAGCGCGTCCGGACGGTATGCGGCACCCGTGATGGTGTTATCCGGGTGCTCCGGATGAGGGACGAGACCGTTCGCGTCGACCTCCTGTGCGGAGTACGCCTGCACACCGATGAAGTCATCGCCGACCGAGGCCTCGAGGTAGAGATCCTCCCCGCTGTGCCTCACCTCCATGAGCTTGGCGGCGTTCTCCGGAGTGGAGTAGAGCGCGCCATTGGCGATGGACCAGCCCACCTTGGCATCAGTGCGCTTGCGGATGATCGCGCGGGCCGCGAGGTGGGCGGCGATGAAGGGGCGCGCATACTCCGGCGTGGGTACGGGGAGGGCGGCGGCGATCCGGTCGCGGTCAGACTCGCCCTCTACCGTCGGGCTCTGCCATTGCGATAGCTGCCCGGCGCGCATCGCTTCTTGCAGCATGACCATCATTGCCATCATGTTGGGCTCGTTGATTGTGATGACCCACTTGACGCCGTCCAGGATCTCGCTCGCCTTCGTGACATACGCGGCGAACCGTTCGGTCGCCGTCGGCGATAGCCATCCGCCCTCCTCGGCGAACCAGCGCGGGTTGGAGAAGTGATGGAGGGTTACCACCGGTGTCAGGTCGAGCTCGAGAGCGGTGTCGATCATGCGTCGGTAGTGTGCGAGTTCGGCGTTGGAGAACTGGCCGGGTCGCGGTTCAATGCGAGCCCACTCGATACCGAACCGATACGAGGTCAGTCCGGCACCCGCGAGCATCTCCATATCTTCGCGATACCGGTGGTAGCTGTCGTTGGCGTCACCGCTGGGTTCCATGCCTGGCACGAGCCCCTCACGAGCCCACCAGTCACTGTTGACGTTGTTGCCTTCGATCTGGTGCGGCGACGTCGACGCTCCCCACAAGAACGTCGGAGGGAAGGTACTCATCTGATTTCTCCTTCAGTGGTGACGGCGACGGTGATCGATGTAGCCAGCGGTGCCGTCGAGTCACCACCCGCCCAGATGTCGAGGGTGGTCTCGTCTTGAACCCACGCATTCGCTGCGGCGCTCCAGTAGCGGAGCTCGTCCGGGCCGAGGTCGAAGGTGACCGTGCGGGACTCGCCTGGCGCAAGCGTGACCCGCTCAAATCCCTTCAGCTCGCGCAGCGGACGGGATGAGCGGCCATACCGCTGATGAATGTAGAGCTGCACGACCTCGTCCGCTGGGCGGTCGGAGATGTTGGTGACCTCGACGGAGACGGTGGCCGTGTCGCCGACGAGAAGCACGTCTCGGTCGACGGACAGTGCGTCATAGCGAAAGGCCGCGTAGCTCAGCCCGTGACCGAACGGATACAGCGGCGTGGACGCCTCATCCCAGTAGCGCCGCCCCTGGTTGTCCGGCTCGAAGGTCCGCAAATGCGAGTAGACCATCGGCACGTGTCCGACGTGGCGCGGCCAGGTGAAGGGCAACCGCCCGGCGGGAGAGGCATCGCCGAACAGCAAAGAGGCGACCGCATCGCCGCCCCGCGTGCCCGGGTACCAGATCTGAAGGATTGCCGGCACGTTCTCATCCGCCCAGCGCAGATCGAGCGGACGGCCCGACATGACGAGCAAGACGACGGGTGTGCCAGTCTCGGCTATGCGCTGCAGCTGCTCCAGCTGGCGACCCGGAAGGTCAAGAGTCGACCTCGACGCGTTCTCGCCGATCTGGTTCTGGCGCTCTCCGACGACCACGACTGCAATGTCGGCCGCCGCAGCGATCTCGACCGCACGGGCGATCGCCGCGTCATCGTCGTAGTCGGCTGGCGTGTTGACGACGGTCGAATCCTGGCGGTCGAACATCGAAGGGAACGCTCGGGCCGGGATGCCGGCGCCCAGCGCATGCTCGACCCCCACGCGATCGCCGACACGCGCACGGATGCCCTCGAGGACCGTGACGGTTTCGTCCGTGCGGTGGGCGAACACCCAGGGCCCCAGGGTGTCGCGCTTGCTGGCCGCCAGCTGGCCGATCACCGCAATCGACCCCAGACTAGTGGCATCCAGCGGGAGTACGGCGTCATTCTTCAGCAGGACGGCCGAGCGTTCTGCGGCAACCCTCGCGGGATCGCGGTGCTGTGCAGCGCCGAGCACCGAGGTGGAGAGAGACTCGTCGACGTAGGGGTTTTCGAACAAGCCCATTTCGAACTTCACCGTCAACACGCGCCGCACCGCCGTGTCGATGGTCGCCTCTTCGAGGATTCCGCGCGCGACGGCTTTAGGCAGGTTCGCGAATGCCGGATCGAACATGCACATCTCCATGTCCAGTCCCGCACCGACCGCTCGTGCCGCGGCATCGGTCGCCGAGGCTGCGAAGTGCTGGGTCTCGAGCGACTTCACCGCGTTGGCGTCAGAGACAACGAGTCCCTCGAAGCCGAACTCGTCGCGCAGGACGTCGGTGAGTAGCCAGGAGTTGCCGGTGGCAGGTACGCCGTTGAGGTCCATGTAGGCACTCATGACGGTCGCCGCCCCCGCCTCGATCGCCGCTTGGAAAGGCGGGAAGTAGACGTTGCGCAACTCCGAGTCGGAGATCTCGACGTCGTCATAGTCGCGCCCGCCTCGAGCGGCCCCGTAACCCGCGAAGTGCTTTGGGCCCGCCAGAATGCTCTCTGGGCCGAGGTGTCCCTGGAAACCACGCACCTGTGCGGCGGCGACGGCTGAGCCCAGGTAGGGGTCCTCGCCGGCCCCCTCGATGATGCGACCCCACCGTGCGTCGCGTGCGACGTCGACCATGGGCGCGAATGTCCAGTGGATGCCCGCCGCCCGCGCCTCCCGCGCAGCGACGGCCTGGTTCGCCTCGATCATCACCGGGTCCCAGGACGCCGCCTGCGCGATGGGCACCGGAAAGATCGTGCGGAGGCCGTGAATGACGTCGAATCCGAAGATCAGCGGGATGCCGTGACGGCTCCGTTCAACAGCGAGCTTCTGAAGCCGATTGGCGATCTGAGGATCCGTGACGAAGAGCACCGAACCTGCTTGCCCCGCTGCCGCGGCATCCTCCACCATCTTCGGCTGACGCACGAACGCCTGGTGCTCAGGCGGCAGCGAGCCGAGGTCGAGGTCGGCCGGGATCTCGCCGAGTCCGCCGAAGTAGAAGAACTGGGTCAGTTGGCCCGCCTTCTCCTGGACTGTAAGTCGCGCCATGAGGTCTTCTACGCGGTCGGGGACTGCCAGCGTGCGGTCACGGTAGCGCGGATCGGTTGCCTCAGTCATTGGAGTGTCATTTCTCGTGGGCGTCGACTACTTGGTGCCGCGAACCTTGAGCATCACGACTGTGCCTCCGATGAGCGTGCATGCCGCCGCGATGACCAGCACCAGTCCATAGTTCTTGTCAGCACCGGTGACACCGATCAGCAGGAGCGGAGCGGCGGCGATCGGCGCAAGGCCCTGCGCGATCGAGCTCGAGTACCCGTTGATCCCTATGAAGCGTCCTGCATTGGTGTCACGCTCGGGGAGCACATCGAGCACGATCGCCTGGTCGACGGCGGAGAAGACGCCCAAGCCGATGTTGGCGACGATCGATCCGGTGAAGAGCACCACGACGTCAGAACCACCGAAGGCCATCATGAGCGCGCCGGCGGTGAAGGCGATCCCGGCCAGCAGCACGAAGATGCGGCGGCGCTTGACCTTGTCGGACAGGAAGCCACCGAGCATGGCGCCACCCGCGGCGGAGAGAACACCGAAGAGCGACAGGATCACGATGATGCCGCCGATGTCAGCGACGCGCCCTCCCTCGCTGAGGCGCGACGCGAAGAAGAGGGTGGTGAAGGTCGTCGCGAATGTCACGCCGAAATTGAAGAACAGTCGTCCGAACCAGTTCCACGCGAAGTCAGGGTAACGCTTGGGGTTGAACCCCATGTCGCGAAGCGCTCCCACTACGGTCAGCTTGTTCGCTACGACGATGTCGCGGCTGCTCGGCTCCTTCACGAGGATGACCCACAGTGCGATGCCCACCGCGCCCAAGGCCCCGGGGACGAGGAAGACCAGGAAGTTGTTGCCGATGAATGCGCTGGCGATCCCGACGCCCAGTACCGAGGCGATCATCGTCGTGAAGCCGCTGAGCCCGGCGACCTTCCCCCGCTGCTCCTCGGGGAGCCGGTCGGCCTGCGACAGCAGAAGCATGCTGAGCACGGTGGCCCAGCCGAGCTGGGTGACGACCCACGCGGCGGCGAGCAGGGGCACGCTCGGCGCCACGGCCATCAGAGCGAGCCCCGTCAGACCGAGCAGGGTGCCACCGATCGCAAACGGCCGGCGGCGTCCGAGCCCGGAGCGGGTACGGTCACTCCACATGCCGACGAGCGGCTGAGAGATCGTCGCCGCAATGGCGCCGGCGCCGACGACGTAGCCCAACCACTCGGTGTTTTCCGGCGCGAGTTCCTGCACCCGGAGCGAGAGGGAGATGCCGATGGGCGCCACGAGCGCCGCGTACGAGCCGAGCGTCGCGAGCACCAGCAGCCAGATGTACCCGGCGCTGACGCGGGCGCGGGCGACGAGTGAGTCGGTGGGTGTCAGTATCCCCTCCCCGATGGCGGCGGCTCCGTCCATCGACGCGGACGTCGGTGACGGCAGCGCATCGGTTCCTGGTGGGGTGGACGGCGACTCATTCATGGCGTGACTCCTTCGTCGAACGGGCTCTGCGTGGGTAGTACTGGGGCGTCAAAAGCAGATATGACTCCCCAATTGGTCGCCACTGTATTCGCGGAATGCCAAGCCTGCCAGGCAGCATTGGCTCTAAAACCGGAGCTAACTGCATAATTGGGGCTAATGTGGCGGCATGAGCACACGGGCGGAACGTGGACCGTACGCGAAGTCTGCGCAACGGCGGGCTGTGATCGCGAGAGCCGCTCTTGCTGTCATTGAGGAGTGGGGCCACATCGAGCTGACGATGTCGCAGGTGGCAGCCGTGGCAGGCCTCAGTGAGCGTTCCCTGTTTTATCACTTCCCGACGAGGGACCACGTGCTCGTCGCGGCGCTCGAACTGTCGGACACGCTCACCACCGACGACGTGGGAAGTCGCGACGACAGCCAACTGGGCGACGCCGACCAGGTCGTATCCGTGCTGGCGCGTCTTGACGCGCAACACGAATGGAAAGTTCGCCTGGTCGTCTATTTGAGCGCACGCGCGCAGGAACCGGAGCATCCAGCGCACGCATACTTCATGACTCACAACGCCGCCGCGATCCAGGGTTTCGCGAACATGCTCCGCCACCGCCAGCATCGCGGTCTCGCCCACCCGGACCTCGAGCCGGAGGCTGTGGCGCGACGATTCGTCGCCCTATGGGACGGTTTGCAAGCTCTGTGGCTCGTCAGTCCGACCTTCGATCTGGCGGACGAGATTCTTGCCTCGTTTCGACAACTGAGTGGACAGAATGTCATGGAGGCCAAGCGCGCCTTTGAGCGGGCGATCGCCGAGAGTTGATCTGCCCGCTCACGGAACCTGTCCTCCGGCCATCGGAATGGTAGTTTCGACGGCTCTGACGCGCCAGACATCATGTCTCCAGTGATGCGAGCCGGAGGGCGCGCCTCGTCTCTCTACGGGCCTTCTGACGGTCCGGATCCGCGACCGGCGCCGCGAGCAGCAGGCTCTTGGTGTACTCGTGCTGCGGCTCGTCCGTCACGCTCCCGGTAGGCCCGGTCTCGACGATTTCGCCGCGATACATGACCGCGACTCGGTGGCTGATGTGACGGACGACCGAGATGTCATGGGTGATGAAGAGGTAAGCGACGCCGGTCTCGCGCTGCAACTCGATGAATAGATCGAGCACACGCGCTTGCGTCGTCAGATCAAGGGCTGACACGGGTTCGTCGCACACGATGAGCTTGGGGCTCAACGCCAGCGCACGCGCAATGGCCACCCGCTGTCGCTGACCGCCGCTGAACTCTCGCGGATAGCGCTGCGCGGCGTTCGCTGGGAGCCCGACCCGGTCAAGGAGCTGAAGGACCTTCCGGCTCGCTTCTTTTGCATCTACCCCTTGGGCAATCAGTGGTTCCGAGAGGATGTCAGCGATCTGCAAGGCGGGGTTCAGCGACGTATAGGGGTCCTGGAAGACCACTTGGATATCACGGGCGTAGCGGCGTCGGGCGCGGGTGGCCAAATGAGTGATGTCGCTGCCCCCGAATGTGATGGTCCCGCCCGTCGGAGTCGCAAGCCCTAGGATGGCCCGTCCTATGGTGGTCTTGCCGGAGCCCGACTCACCGACGAGGCCGAGTGTCTCGCCCGGCGCGATCCCGAGCGACACGCCCTTCAACACCTCGGGGGAACGAGTGCGGAATCCTCTGCCGGGGTACCGCAACCGCAGGTCCGAAACGGCCAACAGATTCGTCACGGCGAGTCCTCCTTCACGTCTGAGGCCGGGGCGGGTGGGTCGCTGCGCACCGTGGCCTCATCGAGGATGGAGCCGACCAACTCCTTCGTGTAATCGTGCGCGGGATTGCGGAAGATCGAACGGACGTCGCCGCTTTCGACGACCTCGCCGTTGCGCATGACGATGACGCGATCGGCGAGATCGGCGATGACGCCGAAGTTGTGCGTAACCAGTAGGACGCCCATCCCCAGTTCACCCTGGAGGTCACGCAGCAGATCGAGGATTTCAGCCTGCACAGTGACATCCAGCGCGGTTGTGGCCTCGTCCGCGATGAGGAGTTTGGGACGCGTGGCGACTGCTCCAGCGATGAGTACCCGCTGGGCCATGCCTCCGGAGATCTGATGCGGGTAGGAGTGGAACGTCGCATGAGGGTCCGGGATACCCACCCGCGCGAGCAGCTGCAGGACCGTCTCTTTGGCCTCCTTGCGTGACATACCGGCACGCAGGCCTTCCACGAGTTGGCTTCCGACGGTGAATGACGGATCGAGGTTTGACATCGGTTCCTGGGGAATGTAGGAGATCACGCTGCCGCGTACACGTCGCATGCCGCGGGAGTCTTTGCCTAGAAGGTCCTCACCCGCGATGGTCATTTCGTCGGCATGGACGCGGGCGTCCTTCGGGAGCAGGCCGAGCGTGGCGAAGGCGGTCTGTGTCTTGCCTGAGCCCGATTCGCCCACGAGGCCGACGATCTCCCCGGGACTCACGTCAAGAGAAATCCCCTTCACTACGCTCTTCTCGCTGCCGTCGGGTTGCGGGTAGTTCACCCAGAGGTTGCGCACGGCGAGGAGCCCGCCCCGCGTATCCGCATGCGGCCGGGTCGCCGTGACCTGGGTGACTGCGGCAACGGTCTCAGACGTGAGTCGGCGGCGGCGCTTCATGGAGGTCTGGGGACCGGCGAGGACGTCCCGATAAGCGTTACCGAGGAGTACGAGGCTTCCGGTGAGCAGGGCTAGCGACAGTGACGGCCATAGGAATTGAAGGGGGAAGGCATAGATGTTGGCGAAGGCATCGTTCGTCATAGAGCCGAAGCTCGGAATCTGTGTGGAACCGAGCCCGAGGAACGCCAGACCGGCCTGCACCCCGATGGCGGTGCTGGCCATGAATGCCGCTGCGATGATCACCGGTCCGCGTACCACGTAGAAGATATGACGGCTCAGGATGCGCCAATTGCTCAGGCCAGCGACCTTCGCCGCGTCCACATATAGCTCGTTGCGTACGCCGACCACCGCGTTGCGCACGAGGCGGAAGATTCCCGGCGCAAGGAAGATGCCGAAGATGAGCATCATTGCCTGGTAAGTGCCGCCGGTCACAGGAGACAGCACGATGACGAGCACGAGTGCGGGAAAGGTCATGAGGAGGTTGAAGATCCACGACATCGTCGCGTCTACGCGCTTGCCCACATAACCCGCGATCAGGCCGAACACCGTGCCGATGATGATAGCCACGCCCGCACCGATCAGAGCCGAGATGACGGAGACATTGATGGATGCGAGCACTCGCGCCCAGATGTCACGCCCGTACTGGTCGCCGCCGAGGATGTAACCGCCCGTTCCCGGCGGCGCGTTGACCAGCGCAAGTGAGCTGAAGTTCGGGTTGTGGGAACTCAGCACGGGGGCGAGCATCCCCAGCAGGACGATGCCGAGGATGACGACGAGTGCACCAAGACCGGCAGGCTTGCGGACGAGCCGCGCGAAGGCGCCGGCCCGCTTCTTTGCCGAGGATTCGTCGGCGACGACCACGGTTTCGGTGTCGTAGACGGTCATCACAGTCTCACCTTCGGGTTGAGCCAGCCGTTCGCGAGGTCGACGAGCAGGTTGACCACCACGACGAGGGCAACACTGAACAGGGTCACCCCGAGCATCGCGGGGAGGTCGCCTTGCGTCGTGGCAAGGAACCCGTAACTGCCGAAGCCCGGCAGGGCGAAGATCTTCTCGATGAAAAGCGACGAGCCGAACATCGCAATGAAGAGGAGCGAGAACGTCGTCAGCGCGGGTCCTGCAGCGTTTCGAAGGGCATGTTTCAACAGGATGGACGTGTCCGAGATGCCGCGGCTGCGCAGGGTGCGCACGTAGTCCCTGTTCAGTTCATCGATCATCGACCCACGAATCTGGGCGGCGAGCGAGGCAATGCCGCCGATGGCAAGCACGAAGCCTGGAAGGATCACCGAAGCGAACCAACCCCCGGGTGACTCGCTGATGGGAACGAATCCGATGGCCGGAACCCACTTGAGAACGATGGCGAAGACGTAAACGAGCACCACACCCAGCACGATCGCCGGGAAGACATAGGCCACCGTAGAGATACCCTGCAGGATCGAGTCGAGGATGCCTCCGCGTGTAGCCGATGCGACACCGAGGAGGATGCTGACGGCGATCGTAATGATGCAGGCCACGACGACAACGGACAGCGTGACCGGCAGGCGGCTCGCCATCGCTTCGGCAACGGGCTGACGCGTGAAGTAGGAGACACCGAGGTCACCACGGAAGATGCCGGCGACCCAGTTCACGTACTGCTCCAGGATCGGCCTGTCCAACCCGAGGTCCGCATTCAGCGCGGCGATCTGACCCGGTGTAGCGGTCGGTCCGAGGATATTCAGTGCCACGGGGATGTTCGCGCCGTAGGTCAAGAAGAATGTGATGGCGGTGACGACGAACATGAGCACGAGGCCCGCGCCTATGCGCCGAAGAAGGAATGTGAACACGGTGTACTCCATCGCTCATGCGGGGACCAGGTGTCGGTCCCCGCATGAGCGTTCGGGTTGGGACGTCAGTCCGCGGCGGGCGCGAACGGTCGCACGGACTGCTGGGGCACGGCGGGCGAGGTGTAATCGACGTCATTCGAGTGGACGTAGTAGCCGCCGATAACGCTCACGGGTGCAAACCATGCCTCTTCGACGAAGTACTCGTTGATTGCACGGAACGCGGCACCCGCCTCTTCGTCCGTGGCGGCATTCGCGGTCTTCAGGAGTGCGTCGAGTTCCGGCGTGGCCGTCTCGAACGCGTTGAAGACGCCTCGCAGTACGGCATTCGTGTCGCCGGCGTCCGTTGCGGACAGTCCGTTCACCATGAAGTACATGCCGTAGTTGCGACCCAGGACCTTCGCGAAGAACTCCTGGAAAGGAACGGCTTCCCACGTCACGCGGATGCCGATGTCCCCCAGTGCCTGCGCCAACACGGACTCGTACGGGGTGGACACGAAGGTGCTCGGCATCGTGACGTCGAAGCCGTCTTCGTAGCCGGCATCCGCCATCAGATCCTTGGCCTTCTCAACGTTGAAGTCATCTGCGTTGAGTATCTCTTCGCTGAACGCCTCACCCCGGGGGTTGTAGACCTGATTGGTCGCGGTGTTGGTGCCGGGGTTGATGGCCGCCGCAATGCCGCTGCGATCGATGGCGAGGTTGATCGCCTGTCGCACACGCACGTCTCCGAGCGCGGGAACGACTGCACCCTCGCGGTCGATGAGCCACAGCGAGGACATGGAGCTCGGGATGTTGGTGCCGCTGGTGAACTTGCTCGAGTCGAACTGTGCAGCAATCGACTCCGACGAGACGCCGGCGTAGTCGAGCTGCCCGGACTGCAGGGCGTTCTGTACAGCGGTCGGATCCGCGATGACGCTGAACTCAACGGTCTCGAAGGGATACGCGTCGGCGTTCCAGTGGTCGGGGTTTTTGGTCAGCGTGTATACAGACCCGACGGTCGTCTGCTCGTCATCAAGAATGTAAGGACCCGACCCCACGGGTTCGAGCTGCGCGTCCTCGGCGTCCAGCGACGCAGTGGCGCCCAAGGCACCGTTGAACGTGGCGAGAACCGGCACGAGAGACGCGTCGGG from Microbacterium sp. zg-Y625 includes these protein-coding regions:
- a CDS encoding glycoside hydrolase family 1 protein, which gives rise to MSTFPPTFLWGASTSPHQIEGNNVNSDWWAREGLVPGMEPSGDANDSYHRYREDMEMLAGAGLTSYRFGIEWARIEPRPGQFSNAELAHYRRMIDTALELDLTPVVTLHHFSNPRWFAEEGGWLSPTATERFAAYVTKASEILDGVKWVITINEPNMMAMMVMLQEAMRAGQLSQWQSPTVEGESDRDRIAAALPVPTPEYARPFIAAHLAARAIIRKRTDAKVGWSIANGALYSTPENAAKLMEVRHSGEDLYLEASVGDDFIGVQAYSAQEVDANGLVPHPEHPDNTITGAAYRPDALGTAVRHAAAVTGLPVLVTENGIAATDDTRRIAYTTEALRHLESAIKDGIDVRGYLHWSLLDNYEWGHWGPTFGLVAVDRATFVRTPKPSLAWLGSVARTHGDSLGTA
- a CDS encoding MFS transporter, encoding MNESPSTPPGTDALPSPTSASMDGAAAIGEGILTPTDSLVARARVSAGYIWLLVLATLGSYAALVAPIGISLSLRVQELAPENTEWLGYVVGAGAIAATISQPLVGMWSDRTRSGLGRRRPFAIGGTLLGLTGLALMAVAPSVPLLAAAWVVTQLGWATVLSMLLLSQADRLPEEQRGKVAGLSGFTTMIASVLGVGIASAFIGNNFLVFLVPGALGAVGIALWVILVKEPSSRDIVVANKLTVVGALRDMGFNPKRYPDFAWNWFGRLFFNFGVTFATTFTTLFFASRLSEGGRVADIGGIIVILSLFGVLSAAGGAMLGGFLSDKVKRRRIFVLLAGIAFTAGALMMAFGGSDVVVLFTGSIVANIGLGVFSAVDQAIVLDVLPERDTNAGRFIGINGYSSSIAQGLAPIAAAPLLLIGVTGADKNYGLVLVIAAACTLIGGTVVMLKVRGTK
- a CDS encoding glycoside hydrolase family 2 TIM barrel-domain containing protein, encoding MTTTLFTDDWTFRREGEPTSAVVRLPHDAMVGETRSSDAATGNHGGYFPGGAYVYTKTWLVPDDIADRSYSLFFEGVYGTTRVVLDGREVGRCDSGYREFTVPLDGLGPGDTATIEVHVDNSDVPNSRWYTGSGIYRPVWLEASGALRIARNGVHVITRSIATAADVEVLVRLEGKAPPSATVSVEFAHADGVVAQRVTSTPTGGTVTVPVRVPDAHPWSAESPELYDVRVDLAVNGETVDRQIIRTGLRTVQVDARRGLRINGEPVLLRGACVHHDSGILGAATFAASEYRRARLLKAAGFNAIRSSHNPLSRALLDACDELGLYVMDELTDVWLTHKTPHDAADRFEQTWEADAASMIAKDRNRPSVIMYSIGNEIAETAKPGGVDAARRINRYFAANDPTRPTTLAVNLLLNLMSSRGASAFEREEYTGDKKASKPKRRQATSSAANMVTARLGSIMNIVSRLPAADRASCEAFAAVGVAGYNYAYGRYVSDRRKYPERVIVGSESMPGDLPAIWKRVTKVPGVIGDFMWTGWDYLGEAGIGVWSYGSESGSINKPYPALVAGPGAFDITGIPGAPALLASAVWDAADAPGIAVRPLDIAGRRANKSPWRASDAISSWSWRGLSGKAQIEVYSADDEVELRLNGRSLGRKKTGLRAAYTARFRTVYEPGELVAIGYRNGQETGRATLRSANTPALRLRSESIALAGADDLAYVWIELADEHGTVDSHATDTVTVAVTGAGTLVGLGSAAPSTEESFTDREHSTHRGRALAIVRGTAESGEITLAVESKRHGAAILTLRNEAIVTAEPGTPGKVHAWPTP
- a CDS encoding TetR/AcrR family transcriptional regulator; this translates as MSTRAERGPYAKSAQRRAVIARAALAVIEEWGHIELTMSQVAAVAGLSERSLFYHFPTRDHVLVAALELSDTLTTDDVGSRDDSQLGDADQVVSVLARLDAQHEWKVRLVVYLSARAQEPEHPAHAYFMTHNAAAIQGFANMLRHRQHRGLAHPDLEPEAVARRFVALWDGLQALWLVSPTFDLADEILASFRQLSGQNVMEAKRAFERAIAES
- a CDS encoding glycoside hydrolase family 3 N-terminal domain-containing protein, producing the protein MRQPKMVEDAAAAGQAGSVLFVTDPQIANRLQKLAVERSRHGIPLIFGFDVIHGLRTIFPVPIAQAASWDPVMIEANQAVAAREARAAGIHWTFAPMVDVARDARWGRIIEGAGEDPYLGSAVAAAQVRGFQGHLGPESILAGPKHFAGYGAARGGRDYDDVEISDSELRNVYFPPFQAAIEAGAATVMSAYMDLNGVPATGNSWLLTDVLRDEFGFEGLVVSDANAVKSLETQHFAASATDAAARAVGAGLDMEMCMFDPAFANLPKAVARGILEEATIDTAVRRVLTVKFEMGLFENPYVDESLSTSVLGAAQHRDPARVAAERSAVLLKNDAVLPLDATSLGSIAVIGQLAASKRDTLGPWVFAHRTDETVTVLEGIRARVGDRVGVEHALGAGIPARAFPSMFDRQDSTVVNTPADYDDDAAIARAVEIAAAADIAVVVVGERQNQIGENASRSTLDLPGRQLEQLQRIAETGTPVVLLVMSGRPLDLRWADENVPAILQIWYPGTRGGDAVASLLFGDASPAGRLPFTWPRHVGHVPMVYSHLRTFEPDNQGRRYWDEASTPLYPFGHGLSYAAFRYDALSVDRDVLLVGDTATVSVEVTNISDRPADEVVQLYIHQRYGRSSRPLRELKGFERVTLAPGESRTVTFDLGPDELRYWSAAANAWVQDETTLDIWAGGDSTAPLATSITVAVTTEGEIR